One window of the Spirochaetaceae bacterium genome contains the following:
- a CDS encoding thioredoxin family protein, whose translation MADSNDGKYRDIRQAFWRTSFDSALPYDEYLASGPDNHRKRWQTMDARVQVDDAQRQRLGQFTRRTNLLCYSGIWCGDCVRQGPILRHLAAAANEAAGRQVVDLRFAERVDDSELADELRILGALRVPVTVCLSEDFFEVGRTGDRMLVTYRRKAQRELGAACDVGLVPPPEAEVSAEVEQWLDHLERMQWMLRLSPPLRARYGD comes from the coding sequence ATGGCAGATTCCAACGACGGCAAGTACCGCGACATACGCCAGGCGTTCTGGCGCACCAGCTTCGATAGCGCGCTGCCCTACGACGAGTATCTCGCCTCCGGCCCGGACAACCATCGCAAGCGGTGGCAGACCATGGACGCCCGCGTGCAGGTGGACGATGCACAGCGGCAGCGCCTCGGCCAGTTCACCCGGCGCACGAACCTGTTGTGCTACAGCGGCATCTGGTGCGGCGACTGCGTGCGCCAGGGACCGATCCTGCGCCACCTGGCCGCGGCCGCGAACGAGGCCGCCGGCCGACAGGTGGTCGATCTCAGGTTCGCGGAGCGGGTAGACGACAGCGAACTGGCCGACGAGCTGCGCATCCTGGGCGCGCTGCGGGTGCCGGTGACGGTGTGCCTGTCGGAGGACTTCTTCGAGGTGGGCCGCACCGGCGACCGCATGCTGGTGACCTACCGCCGCAAGGCGCAGCGCGAGCTCGGCGCGGCCTGCGACGTGGGCCTGGTGCCGCCGCCGGAGGCGGAGGTCAGCGCCGAGGTGGAGCAGTGGCTCGACCACCTCGAACGCATGCAGTGGATGCTGCGGCTGTCGCCGCCGCTGCGCGCCCGCTACGGCGACTGA
- a CDS encoding formate--tetrahydrofolate ligase encodes MGNSNDSFPASLDPTTMADWQISAAAEPHMKRVQQLGAELGLHSDEVLPFGHYVGKLDYARVLERLDARPNGRYVNVTAITPTPLGEGKTTTTMGLVEGLAAVGKRVIGAIRQPSGGPTFNIKGSAAGGGLAQCIPLTDLSLGLTGDIDAITNAHNLAMVALTSRLQHEANYGDKTLARKQLRRLNIDPRNVAVGWAIDFSAQALREIVIGLGGRMDGLMMQSGFQISVSSEVMAILAVAADLADLRARLGRMVVAYARNGSPVTTADLEVDGAMTAIMAKAINPNLMQTIEGQPVLVHAGPFANIAIGQSSVIADRVGLKLADYHVTESGFGADIGFEKFWNLKCRMSGLVPDCSVVVCTIRALKMHGGGPRVVPGRPLDRAYTERDTGLVERGVANLLAHLETVRKSGVAPVVCINHFHTDTEEEVAVIRAAVAATGAPCVVSRHWRYGGAGARELAEAVVAACEQPSAFRFLYEDATPQRERIERITTEVYGGAGVSYAPRALAKLQEVERDPGLASLGTCMVKTQLSLSHDPALKGRPTGWTLPVRDLLLYRGAGLAVPVAGDIKLLPGTASDPAFRRIDVDPRTGRVQGLH; translated from the coding sequence ATGGGCAATTCGAACGACTCCTTCCCGGCGTCCCTGGACCCGACCACCATGGCCGACTGGCAGATCAGCGCGGCCGCCGAACCGCACATGAAGCGCGTGCAGCAGCTTGGCGCGGAGTTGGGGCTGCACTCCGACGAGGTGCTTCCGTTCGGCCACTACGTCGGCAAGCTGGACTACGCGCGCGTGCTCGAACGGCTCGATGCCCGCCCGAACGGAAGGTACGTCAACGTGACCGCCATCACGCCGACCCCGCTCGGCGAGGGCAAGACCACCACCACCATGGGGCTGGTCGAGGGTCTGGCGGCAGTCGGCAAGCGGGTGATCGGCGCCATCCGGCAGCCATCCGGCGGCCCCACCTTCAACATCAAGGGCTCCGCCGCCGGCGGCGGACTGGCGCAATGCATCCCGCTCACCGATCTCAGCCTCGGTCTGACCGGCGACATCGACGCCATCACCAACGCCCACAACCTGGCCATGGTGGCGCTCACCAGCCGCCTCCAGCACGAGGCCAACTACGGCGACAAGACCCTGGCGCGCAAGCAGTTGCGCCGCCTCAACATCGACCCGCGCAACGTGGCGGTGGGCTGGGCGATCGACTTCAGCGCCCAGGCGCTGCGCGAGATCGTCATCGGCCTCGGCGGCAGGATGGACGGCCTGATGATGCAGAGCGGCTTCCAGATCTCGGTGTCGTCGGAGGTAATGGCGATCCTGGCGGTGGCCGCCGACCTGGCCGATCTGCGCGCCCGCCTCGGCCGCATGGTGGTCGCGTACGCCCGGAACGGCAGCCCGGTCACCACCGCCGACCTGGAGGTGGACGGCGCCATGACGGCGATCATGGCGAAGGCGATCAACCCCAACCTGATGCAGACCATCGAGGGGCAGCCGGTGTTGGTGCACGCCGGTCCGTTCGCCAACATCGCCATCGGCCAGTCCTCGGTGATCGCCGACCGGGTGGGCCTCAAGCTGGCCGATTACCACGTCACCGAGAGCGGCTTCGGCGCCGACATCGGCTTCGAGAAGTTCTGGAACCTGAAGTGCCGGATGAGCGGACTGGTGCCCGACTGCTCGGTGGTGGTGTGCACGATCCGCGCCCTGAAGATGCACGGCGGCGGTCCGCGGGTGGTGCCGGGCAGGCCGCTCGACCGCGCCTACACCGAGCGCGACACGGGCCTGGTGGAGCGCGGCGTGGCGAACCTGTTGGCGCACCTGGAAACGGTGCGCAAGAGCGGGGTGGCTCCGGTGGTGTGCATCAACCACTTCCACACCGACACCGAGGAGGAGGTGGCGGTGATCCGCGCGGCGGTGGCGGCCACCGGCGCGCCATGCGTGGTGAGCCGGCATTGGAGGTACGGCGGCGCCGGCGCGCGCGAGCTGGCCGAGGCGGTGGTGGCAGCGTGCGAGCAGCCGTCCGCGTTCCGGTTCCTGTACGAGGACGCGACGCCGCAGCGCGAGCGGATCGAGCGCATCACGACCGAGGTGTACGGCGGCGCCGGCGTCAGTTACGCCCCGCGGGCGCTGGCCAAGCTGCAGGAGGTGGAGCGGGATCCCGGCCTGGCGTCGCTCGGCACCTGCATGGTCAAGACACAACTCAGCCTGAGCCACGACCCGGCGCTGAAGGGCCGGCCCACCGGCTGGACGCTGCCGGTCCGCGACCTGCTGCTGTACCGCGGCGCCGGACTGGCGGTGCCGGTGGCCGGCGACATCAAGCTGCTGCCGGGCACCGCCTCCGACCCCGCCTTCCGCCGCATCGACGTCGACCCCCGCACCGGCCGCGTCCAGGGCCTGCACTGA
- a CDS encoding ankyrin repeat domain-containing protein, whose translation MDKKLAKRAAVAAQSGDRDAVRAAVAQDGAVAGHWSVLMNACFGGHRDVAAFLIEAGADVNVQSPNAHRYRPLHRAVEHKKTMPKTPGHAATVRLLLEHGADPMLRGTWSLHSAVAVAAFGCTEFLPLLLEHAPREPEPYTAAALARHADLAALLAETPDAATRPDADSRDGSWLPLQYCARSVAGTEEERVATAALLLDHGADPSSGLDYACWSDNAGVVDLLLQRGGRLGDDDTVNHLACDGQFAVLDLLLRHGAVDMNGTRGTAHHGGYNPLGCAVNMRSLKGVTWFLDHGCDPNEVQSKSGETALHVAVNSGAAVPLVRLLVDRGVNVDQRDAAGQTALDVARAKRKPKLVAFLSRP comes from the coding sequence TTGGACAAGAAGCTGGCCAAGCGCGCCGCTGTCGCTGCGCAGTCGGGAGACCGGGACGCGGTGCGGGCAGCAGTGGCTCAAGATGGTGCCGTAGCGGGCCATTGGTCGGTGCTGATGAACGCCTGCTTCGGCGGCCACCGCGACGTGGCCGCGTTTCTGATCGAGGCGGGGGCCGATGTCAACGTGCAGTCGCCCAACGCCCACCGCTACCGGCCGCTGCATCGGGCCGTGGAACACAAGAAGACCATGCCCAAGACGCCCGGGCACGCCGCCACGGTACGTCTGCTGCTGGAGCACGGCGCCGACCCGATGCTGCGTGGCACCTGGAGCCTGCACAGCGCCGTGGCGGTGGCGGCGTTCGGCTGTACCGAGTTCCTGCCCCTGCTGCTGGAGCACGCCCCGCGCGAGCCCGAGCCGTATACCGCCGCGGCCCTGGCGCGGCACGCCGACCTGGCGGCTCTCCTGGCCGAGACACCGGACGCCGCCACGCGCCCCGACGCCGACTCGCGCGACGGGAGCTGGCTGCCGCTACAGTACTGCGCCCGTTCGGTGGCCGGTACCGAGGAGGAGCGGGTCGCCACCGCGGCGCTCCTGCTTGACCACGGCGCCGACCCGTCCAGCGGGTTGGACTACGCCTGCTGGTCCGACAACGCCGGTGTCGTCGATCTGCTCCTGCAACGCGGCGGCCGCCTCGGCGACGACGACACCGTCAACCATCTCGCCTGCGACGGCCAGTTCGCCGTCCTTGACCTGCTGCTGCGCCACGGCGCCGTCGACATGAACGGTACCCGCGGCACCGCCCACCACGGCGGCTACAACCCCCTGGGCTGTGCCGTCAACATGCGCAGCCTCAAGGGGGTCACCTGGTTCCTGGACCACGGCTGCGACCCCAACGAGGTGCAGAGCAAGAGCGGCGAGACTGCCTTGCACGTGGCGGTCAACTCCGGCGCGGCCGTGCCCTTGGTACGCCTCCTGGTAGACCGGGGAGTGAAC